One Brassica napus cultivar Da-Ae chromosome C2, Da-Ae, whole genome shotgun sequence DNA window includes the following coding sequences:
- the LOC106381572 gene encoding actin-related protein 9 isoform X1, with translation MDYLKSVVPSQLVSERGSNLVIINPGSGNVRIGLAKQDTPFNVPHCIARHTTIIGKPNLLDQMINTQVTTTSQQVDRERAFNTKTASLLKIPYLDGSSSFGSRKTARIDGYNQPSTNTKKDTAFPWTDVFEDEPSSLPTSETSAHRSEDNADRAAPDVTDSGESKRKYRNMIFGEEAMRISPKEPYTIHRPIRRGHFNVSPQYSAQQVCEDLVAIWDWVLLDKLEIAHSERNKYSAVLVVPGTFDSREIKELLTIVLRDLCFSSAVVHQEGLSTIFGNGLSTACIVNMGAQTSAVVCIEDGVSLPNTEKILPFGGDDICRCLLWIQRHYQNWPQLRTDVLAKPIDMLMLNRLKESYCEIREGEVETAATVYSYEDGMPAVAHKTNLTSLNVPPMGLFYPNLLVPELFPQPPRTWFQDHENMLEETWNMDFGGGGGGNMGLPVWDSFAVSPLNPKKEEKIGLAEAITSSILSAGRIDLQRKLFSSIQLVGGVGLTKGLVSAVEERVLHAIPPTEAIDTVEVLPSKMDPTFVSWKGGAILGILDFGREAWIHRNEWMENGIRVGSAKKYRDSYYIQAQAFCFINS, from the exons ATG GATTACTTGAAATCAGTAGTCCCGTCTCAGCTTGTATCCGAACGAGGATCAAATCTCGTTATCATCAACCCAG GGTCTGGGAATGTAAGAATAGGACTTGCTAAGCAAGACACACCTTTCAATGTCCCTCACTGCATTGCTAGACACACCACCATAATCGGCAAACCAAACCTTCTCGATCAG ATGATTAACACTCAGGTCACCACCACCAGTCAACAAGTTGACCGTGAGAGAGCTTTCAACACT aAGACGGCGTCGCTGTTGAAGATACCATACCTGGATGGAAGCTCTTCTTTTGGCTCACGCAAGACGGCGAGGATCGATGGATACAACCAACCAAGTACTAATACGAAGAAAGATACGGCCTTTCCTTGGACTGATGTGTTTGAGGACGAGCCTAGTTCGCTTCCCACCTCAG AAACCTCTGCTCATAGAAGTGAAGACAACGCAGATAGAGCTGCTCCTGATGTTACAGACTCTGGTGAGAGTAAGCGCAAGTATAGGAATATGATTTTTGGTGAAGAAGCTATGAGAATATCTCCAAAAGAGCCATATACCATTCACCGTCCTATCCGGAGAGGCCACTTCAATGTTTCGCCACAATATTCAGCGCAACAG GTTTGTGAGGATTTAGTCGCTATCTGGGACTGGGTTTTGCTAGATAAACTTGAGATAGCTCACAGTGAGAGAAACAAGTATTCTGCTGTTCTTGTTGTCCCGGGAACATTTGACAGCCGCG AAATAAAGGAACTGCTAACTATCGTGTTGCGAGACCTATGCTTTAGCTCAGCAGTGGTCCACCAAGAAGGTTTATCCACCATTTTTGGGAATGGTTTGTCAACAGCTTGCATTGTGAATATGGGAGCCCAGACAAGTGCAGTTGTTTGTATCGAG GATGGAGTCTCATTGCCAAATACTGAAAAGATTCTACCTTTTGGAGGAGAT GATATATGTAGATGCCTTCTATGGATTCAGAGGCATTACCAAAACTGGCCACAGCTCCGAACAGACGTTTTGGCAAAGCCAATCGATATGCTGATGCTTAATCGACTTAAGGAGTCATATTGTGAGATTAGA GAAGGAGAAGTTGAAACAGCTGCAACAGTTTATTCTTACGAGGACGGCATGCCAGCTGTGGCTCACAAGACAAATCTCACCTCACTTAAC GTTCCACCGATGGGTTTGTTTTATCCTAACCTTCTTGTTCCTGAATTGTTTCCCCAGCCACCACGTACATG GTTCCAAGACCATGAGAATATGTTGGAGGAAACATGGAACATGGactttggtggtggtggtggtggtaatATGGGATTACCAGTGTGGGATAGTTTTGCAGTTTCTCCTCTGAACccgaagaaagaagagaagattgGTCTTGCTGAAGCCATTACCAGCAGCATTCTCTCTGCCG GACGCATAGACCTTCAGCGAAAACTATTCTCCAGCATACAATTG GTTGGTGGTGTTGGTTTGACTAAAGGTCTGGTCTCAGCCGTGGAAGAAAG aGTTCTTCATGCGATACCTCCAACGGAAGCCATAGACACGGTGGAGGTTCTGCCGTCAAAAATGGATCCAACATTCGTATCTTGGAAAGGAGGAGCG ATTCTGGGAATATTGGATTTTGGAAGGGAGGCATGGATACACAGGAACGAATGGATGGAGAATGGGATACGAGTAGGGAGTGCTAAGAAGTACAGAGACTCTTATTACATTCAAGCACAAGCATTTTGTTTCATCAACTCCTAG
- the LOC106381574 gene encoding rRNA-processing protein EFG1-like, translating into MLLVSVSVCSCSTLSLSLKCSLKSLDHMAHGGYAKRRVSEPNNTAGSGSRRSKGLRVEKKPKIVSLKNQMRSVERFLRKDLPREVKETLKHKLEYLKKQQDDHTRLAVERKVFLRNRKIRFFERRKIERSIRRLEKLQRTSSAPVDIAEQLCKLKEDLEYVRFFPKNEKYVSLFTGAEDSEVIERRSKMRKQIKANIIVAAASGKELDETGSEDDGLLELSDDDFFDKGSSSDEADADDELTDKSTKEAASSRATSGMSSDERNQKQNSARALMPPPQARFGPNARKSSSMQRNEKPSSSRNTSNRRSESSYNPTAADATSYSSQSSNLSSNSDAHKPKRKRRPKKKKQQA; encoded by the exons atgctcttagtatCTGTGTCTGTCTGTAGTTGTTCgactctttctctctccttaAAGTGCTCTCTTAAATCCTTGGACCACATGGCGCACGGCGGCTATGCCAAGAGAAGGGTTTCGGAACCGAATAACACGGCGGGAAGCGGCAGCCGGAGGTCGAAAGGATTACGCGTCGAGAAGAAACCTAAGATTGTCTCTCTCAAGAATCAGATGCGTTCTGTTGAACGCTTTCTTCGCAAA GATTTGCCTCGTGAAGTTAAAGAGACTCTAAAACACAAGTTGGAGTATCTGAAGAAGCAGCAAGATGACCACACTCGTCTTGCTGTTGAACGTAAAGTATTCCTCAGGAACCGTAAGATTCGCTTCTTTG AGCGGAGAAAGATCGAAAGGAGCATTAGACGTCTTGAGAAGCTACAACGTACTTCATCTGCTCCTGTGGACATAGCTGAGCAACTCTGTAAACTCAAAGAAGATCTTGAATATGTTAGG ttcttCCCCAAGAATGAGAAGTATGTATCTCTGTTTACTGGAGCTGAGGATTCAGAAGTGATTGAGCGGAGAAGTAAAATGCGGAAGCAGATCAAAGCCAATATTATTGTTGCTGCTGCTAGTGGGAAAGAGTTAGATG AGACGGGGAGTGAAGATGATGGTCTTCTGGAACTTAGTGATGATGATTTCTTTGACAAAGGGAGCTCAAGCGATGAAGCTGACGCTGATGATGAATTAACTGATAAAAGCACAAA GGAGGCTGCTTCTAGTAGAGCAACATCTGGCATGTCTAGTGATGAAAGGAATCAG AAGCAAAACTCGGCCAGGGCTCTAATGCCACCACCACAAGCAAGGTTTGGACCAAATGCTAGGAAGAGCTCGTCTATGCAGAGGAATGAGAAGCCATCATCCTCGAGAAACACTTCAAACAGAAGAAGTGAGTCTTCATATAACCCCACGGCTGCTGACGCAACTTCATATAGCAGTCAGAGTAGCAACTTGAGCTCCAATTCTGATGCTCATAAACCCAAAAGGAAGAGAcggccaaagaagaagaagcaacag GCGTGA
- the LOC106381573 gene encoding alpha-mannosidase I MNS4-like: protein MILMESNKLRWGLCYAIFISLTLSSLVRDLGVSAEGVNPHEAKQLRDEVREMFYHAFDGYMNNAFPLDELKPLSCQGEDTLGGYALTLIDSLDTLALLGDRESFTSSVQWIGKNLQFNINKTVSVFETTIRVLGGLLSAHLIASDCATGMRIPSYDNELLVLAEDLARRMLPAFDTPTGIPYGSVNLMYGVDEHESKITSTAGGGTLTLEFGVLSRLTNDPVFEQVAKNAVRGLWARRSTLDLVGAHINVFTGEWTQKDAGIGTSIDSFYEYLLKAYILFGDEEYLYIFQEAYGSAMHHLHKDPWYVEVNMDSGAIVWPVFNSLQAFWPGLQVLAGDVDPAIRTHTAFFSVWKRYGFTPEGFNLATLSVQYGQKSYPLRPELIESTYWLYKATRDPRYLDAGRDFVASLQYGAKCPCGYCHITDVELHKQEDHMESFFLAETVKYLWLLFDLAVDSDNLVDNGPYKYIFSTEGHLLPLTPQISLAREHCSYFGGYCPRNATKFEQSNDDHQVPEIELDHHSNIYPYHESFPVTGLIKGLCPRLSHAQKYGLSYVLPEKTEREDVKRPKPVITSRSIVLVSDQTVEKRPQEEGFTSESEPIMSISGGGSSSDQTGQELTLLESETDDKRVYSS from the exons atgattTTAATGGAATCAAACAAGTTGAGGTGGGGGCTTTGTTATGCCATCTTCATCTCTCTGACGCTTTCGAGTTTGGTTCGTGATCTTGGAGTTTCCGCCGAAGGTGTTAACCCTCATGAAGCTAAACAGCTTAGAGACGAG GTACGCGAGATGTTTTATCATGCTTTTGATGGATATATGAACAATGCGTTTCCACTCGATGAGTTGAAACCCTTGTCCTGCCAAGGAGAAGATACTCTTGGAGGCTATGCGTTGACTCTG ATAGACTCGTTGGATACATTAGCTTTACTTGGTGACCGAGAGAGCTTCACTTCTTCTGTTCAATGGATTGGTAAAAACCTTCAGTTTAATATA AATAAAACTGTCTCTGTGTTCGAGACAACTATCCGAGTCCTTGGAGGTTTACTATCTGCTCATCTGATTGCAAGTGATTGTGCAACG GGCATGAGAATTCCATCTTATGACAATGAGTTACTGGTCTTGGCTGAGGATTTGGCACGGAGAATGCTTCCTGCATTTGATACACCGACTG GAATCCCATATGGGTCTGTTAATTTGATGTATGGTGTTGACGAACATGAAAGCAAG ataACGTCAACAGCAGGTGGTGGTACTCTGACATTGGAGTTTGGAGTGCTCAGTCGTTTAACAAATGATCCTG TTTTCGAACAAGTTGCAAAGAATGCGGTGAGGGGACTATGGGCACGTCGCTCAACTCTCGACTTGGTTGGTGCTCACATCAATGTCTTTACAGGTGAATGGACACAAAAG GATGCTGGTATAGGAACAAGCATTGATTCCTTCTACGAGTATCTCCTCAAGGCTTATATACTATTTGGGGATGAGGAATATCTTTACATTTTTCAAGAAGCTTACGGGTCTGCAATGCACCACCTTCACAAGGATCCTTG GTATGTAGAGGTCAATATGGATTCCGGAGCTATTGTTTGGCCAGTTTTCAACAGCCTTCAAGCTTTCTGGCCAGGACTTCAG GTATTAGCAGGAGATGTTGATCCGGCAATTAGAACTCACACTGCCTTCTTTAGCGTCTGGAAACGATATGGTTTCACTCCCGAGGGTTTCAATCTTGCTACACTTAGCGTCCAG TATGGTCAAAAGAGTTATCCACTGAGGCCGGAGTTAATCGAGAGCACATATTGGCTATACAAAGCTACCAGAGATCCTAG GTATCTTGATGCAGGGCGTGACTTTGTGGCTAGTTTACAATACGGGGCAAAATGTCCTTGCGGTTACtgtcacatcacagatgtagAACTTCACAAACAAGAAGATCACATGGAGAGCTTCTTCCTCGCAGAAact GTAAAGTACTTATGGCTTCTGTTTGACTTAGCTGTTGACTCAGACAACCTTGTCGACAATGGCCCTTACAA GTACATCTTTAGCACTGAAGGTCATCTATTACCGTTAACACCACAAATATCTCTAGCTCGAGAACATTGCTCATACTTTGGCGGATATTGTCCACGCAATGCCACAAAGTTCGAACAAAGTAACGATGATCATCAAGTCCCTGAAATCGAGCTTGATCATCACAGTAACATTTATCCTTACCACGAGTCTTTTCCTGTTACCGGTTTAATAAAG GGTTTATGTCCAAGACTATCCCATGCTCAGAAGTACGGTTTGTCTTATGTTTTGCCTGAGAAGACAGAACGTGAAGATGTTAAACGACCTAAACCGGTGATTACAAGCCGCTCCATTGTATTGGTCTCGGATCAAACAGTGGAAAAGAGACCACAAGAAGAAGGATTTACTTCCGAGTCTGAACCAATTATGAGTATCTCTGGTGGTGGTAGTAGCAGCGACCAAACCGGTCAAGAGTTAACCTTGTTAGAGTCAGAAACTGATGATAAAAGAGTATACTCTTCTTAA
- the LOC106381572 gene encoding actin-related protein 9 isoform X2 encodes MDYLKSVVPSQLVSERGSNLVIINPGSGNVRIGLAKQDTPFNVPHCIARHTTIIGKPNLLDQMINTQVTTTSQQVDRERAFNTTASLLKIPYLDGSSSFGSRKTARIDGYNQPSTNTKKDTAFPWTDVFEDEPSSLPTSETSAHRSEDNADRAAPDVTDSGESKRKYRNMIFGEEAMRISPKEPYTIHRPIRRGHFNVSPQYSAQQVCEDLVAIWDWVLLDKLEIAHSERNKYSAVLVVPGTFDSREIKELLTIVLRDLCFSSAVVHQEGLSTIFGNGLSTACIVNMGAQTSAVVCIEDGVSLPNTEKILPFGGDDICRCLLWIQRHYQNWPQLRTDVLAKPIDMLMLNRLKESYCEIREGEVETAATVYSYEDGMPAVAHKTNLTSLNVPPMGLFYPNLLVPELFPQPPRTWFQDHENMLEETWNMDFGGGGGGNMGLPVWDSFAVSPLNPKKEEKIGLAEAITSSILSAGRIDLQRKLFSSIQLVGGVGLTKGLVSAVEERVLHAIPPTEAIDTVEVLPSKMDPTFVSWKGGAILGILDFGREAWIHRNEWMENGIRVGSAKKYRDSYYIQAQAFCFINS; translated from the exons ATG GATTACTTGAAATCAGTAGTCCCGTCTCAGCTTGTATCCGAACGAGGATCAAATCTCGTTATCATCAACCCAG GGTCTGGGAATGTAAGAATAGGACTTGCTAAGCAAGACACACCTTTCAATGTCCCTCACTGCATTGCTAGACACACCACCATAATCGGCAAACCAAACCTTCTCGATCAG ATGATTAACACTCAGGTCACCACCACCAGTCAACAAGTTGACCGTGAGAGAGCTTTCAACACT ACGGCGTCGCTGTTGAAGATACCATACCTGGATGGAAGCTCTTCTTTTGGCTCACGCAAGACGGCGAGGATCGATGGATACAACCAACCAAGTACTAATACGAAGAAAGATACGGCCTTTCCTTGGACTGATGTGTTTGAGGACGAGCCTAGTTCGCTTCCCACCTCAG AAACCTCTGCTCATAGAAGTGAAGACAACGCAGATAGAGCTGCTCCTGATGTTACAGACTCTGGTGAGAGTAAGCGCAAGTATAGGAATATGATTTTTGGTGAAGAAGCTATGAGAATATCTCCAAAAGAGCCATATACCATTCACCGTCCTATCCGGAGAGGCCACTTCAATGTTTCGCCACAATATTCAGCGCAACAG GTTTGTGAGGATTTAGTCGCTATCTGGGACTGGGTTTTGCTAGATAAACTTGAGATAGCTCACAGTGAGAGAAACAAGTATTCTGCTGTTCTTGTTGTCCCGGGAACATTTGACAGCCGCG AAATAAAGGAACTGCTAACTATCGTGTTGCGAGACCTATGCTTTAGCTCAGCAGTGGTCCACCAAGAAGGTTTATCCACCATTTTTGGGAATGGTTTGTCAACAGCTTGCATTGTGAATATGGGAGCCCAGACAAGTGCAGTTGTTTGTATCGAG GATGGAGTCTCATTGCCAAATACTGAAAAGATTCTACCTTTTGGAGGAGAT GATATATGTAGATGCCTTCTATGGATTCAGAGGCATTACCAAAACTGGCCACAGCTCCGAACAGACGTTTTGGCAAAGCCAATCGATATGCTGATGCTTAATCGACTTAAGGAGTCATATTGTGAGATTAGA GAAGGAGAAGTTGAAACAGCTGCAACAGTTTATTCTTACGAGGACGGCATGCCAGCTGTGGCTCACAAGACAAATCTCACCTCACTTAAC GTTCCACCGATGGGTTTGTTTTATCCTAACCTTCTTGTTCCTGAATTGTTTCCCCAGCCACCACGTACATG GTTCCAAGACCATGAGAATATGTTGGAGGAAACATGGAACATGGactttggtggtggtggtggtggtaatATGGGATTACCAGTGTGGGATAGTTTTGCAGTTTCTCCTCTGAACccgaagaaagaagagaagattgGTCTTGCTGAAGCCATTACCAGCAGCATTCTCTCTGCCG GACGCATAGACCTTCAGCGAAAACTATTCTCCAGCATACAATTG GTTGGTGGTGTTGGTTTGACTAAAGGTCTGGTCTCAGCCGTGGAAGAAAG aGTTCTTCATGCGATACCTCCAACGGAAGCCATAGACACGGTGGAGGTTCTGCCGTCAAAAATGGATCCAACATTCGTATCTTGGAAAGGAGGAGCG ATTCTGGGAATATTGGATTTTGGAAGGGAGGCATGGATACACAGGAACGAATGGATGGAGAATGGGATACGAGTAGGGAGTGCTAAGAAGTACAGAGACTCTTATTACATTCAAGCACAAGCATTTTGTTTCATCAACTCCTAG